From the genome of Polypterus senegalus isolate Bchr_013 chromosome 8, ASM1683550v1, whole genome shotgun sequence:
ATCCATACTAAACGACAGGAACACAATGCAAAATCTACAGCGCTGGATGTTTGCCAAAAGCAGACAAGAACTTTTAAAGAGAAATTGAGATCTGAACTTTACAGCAGTCACACACAACAGAAGCCatactgttctgaatgtggaaaacaattctttaGCAAAAGCAGCCTTGCAAGACACAAACGaatacacactggagagaagccatattactGTAATGAATGTGGGAAACAATTTAAAACCAGTGGTGATCTTAAGacccacacaagaattcacacaggagagaggccatattgttgttctgagtgtggcaaacaattctcaagGAGTAGTTCTCTTCGGGTTCATTCAAGATTGCAtacgggagagaagccatattgctgttctgagtgtggtAAGCGATTTTCTGATCTAAGCAATCATAAAAGTCATGCAAGAATTCACACCAGAGAGAAGCTATTTCAcacttctgaatgtggcaaacaagtTTCTGACAATCTGCAATCTCACAAAGGAGAAATGCCATATAGCTGTTCAGAGTGTGGCAAAGGATTTAGCACAAATGGCAAGCTTCAGATCCATTTAAAAATGCACACTGGCCAgaggccatattgctgttctaaCTGTGGAAAATGATTCTCTAGGAGTGGCAGATTTCAAAAACGTAAAAGATTTCATATTGGAGAAAGGCCATATCGGTGTTTGGATAGTGGCAAACAGTTCTTTAATAAAAGCAATCTCCAGACTCATACAATAATTCACACAAGAGAAATGCCATGCTGCTGTTTGGAATATGGCAAAGGATTTAGCACAAATGGCAAGCTTCAAGTCCACTTAAGAATACACAATGGAGAGAAGctttattgctgttctgactgtggcaaCATATTCTCAAGGAGTAGTACTCTTCAGGTCCATTCAAGAgtacacactggagagaagccatattgctgttctgagtgtggtAAATGATTCTCTACGAGTAGCAGCTTACAGAGACATAAGAGAATTCACAGTGGAAAGAAGCCATGTTGCTGTTCTGACTGCTGCAAAAGACTCACTGATAAAAGCAATCTTCAAagtcacacaagaattcacaagGAAAAATCCAAAGTAAATGGTATATGATTTATAGCAGTAAGATATGCCTGAAGAGTGAGGTTCACTCCTATTTTGACAGTAAGCATGAAAAGCAAGGTAGGAATTCAACTGAATGTTCTGTTTACCAGCCCCTGACTCTGATGAACACATTCAGTATGTGAAGTTACTGGGAAAAGTGTTTGCTTGTTATTTGCAAACTGGTATATCCAAATCAGACCAGTTTTATTGTAATTCACCACTTTGCTGACAATGTGCTCCATCTCTTGTGAATTATCAGTAGTGACTGTTTGAAAGCCCTACCTCCCTAGTGCACTTTTTTATTAGATACAGAGGCTTTTGACTGGCTCAGTTAATACTATCCAGGGAGAGTCTTGGAAACACAATATTGAttccttttcctttgttttattcattctttttagtatttAGGCAGTATAATGTTATCTTCTGTTAAAAACATTGTTTCTTCTAATTTTGGCAATgcaattaaacgattttaagcaTTCACCTTTTTCAGCAAATGAATCAACTTATTATCCCAGCTTTAATTAGCTATCAGACAGATAATCACCCTTCCTTCTTTAAAGTTTCTGAGTCAAATGATCCCACTCCAAATTTATTAGTATTAGGAAAACATCAGGGGCCTTTTGTATAaggccgtgcatagaattcacactaaaacatggcatatggagaaaactggaaatgtgcatacacagaaataaattcagatgcattaaactgtgCGTACACCAAGTTCCACACATTTCTCCTACTGGACAAAAAAtaggacacagtgaagaaaaaatataatgaaatgtagACTTCAATatcaaagtttattttgtcattgaagtagaattttgtaagcttcatcttaaaatcgatgttttATTTGctacagtttctcaaatcccaccataactaaagtagcatggtAAATTCTTcacttttatgtgctctatgtgtgtgaatcactacgtgccttTTAAACGGACTTTCTCTTACGCTGACAGGAGTGTGCATGCactgattgccacacagaatattttacattcatgatattacagttcct
Proteins encoded in this window:
- the LOC120534430 gene encoding zinc finger protein 480-like, giving the protein MENNKHIKEENCEWECRQHQMICSIEKKEDYKLELINVKRESEPTSDTSALQLNTILNHIKAEDFKSESVSQFVCPEEELTGTDFTKSRSHSFQNDYVQVKSEPLDCNINETEYASCSAHSEEDLQDGRTVSQSSFFQASLHCRPQQNEVVKKLTSESEILTPASVKYSSLRVVKLTRVRIIHTKRQEHNAKSTALDVCQKQTRTFKEKLRSELYSSHTQQKPYCSECGKQFFSKSSLARHKRIHTGEKPYYCNECGKQFKTSGDLKTHTRIHTGERPYCCSECGKQFSRSSSLRVHSRLHTGEKPYCCSECGKRFSDLSNHKSHARIHTREKLFHTSECGKQVSDNLQSHKGEMPYSCSECGKGFSTNGKLQIHLKMHTGQRPYCCSNCGK